In the Dasypus novemcinctus isolate mDasNov1 chromosome 16, mDasNov1.1.hap2, whole genome shotgun sequence genome, cataacccactggactgggggagaatgtaaattacaatgcaaactataaatccatgctgtgtaacagtgctctgaaatgtattcatcaaatgcaatgaatgtaccacaccaatgaaagaacttgttgaTGTAAGAAAAGTGGGGGTTGTCAGGAatgtggtatatggggacctcctatattttttaaagtaacattttgtgtgatctatgtatcttttaaaaagaaataaaaatgtattttaaaaaagaaacaaaacaaagttatACGTTCTTACCCTGCTGATATTTAATCACCAATCAAAAGAAATGTATATAAACTGATTCACTGAACTCAAACACAGAATCATATTCATTTAccctagaaaattcacaaatcagAATTTGCACATTCTCCTATCCCCAAGCTTATAACATTTTAcaaactgatgttcataacagcccACAGATATCCAATCCTATGCCCAAATGCCTCAAATATAATCGCTCACAGAAAACACAATAGCTGATTCAAACAAGCTTCCCAATCTCCTAATAAATGATTTTCCATTGAATACATTCTCCAACATACATTTTTCTGGAAATTCCCAAAGGGTTTTCCCTATCATTTCATGTTTTGTGGTTATTCCTAGACTGAGTTGCCTTTAGCATACCAAGACATGTGTCTGTCTGAATGATACTGTACTTTGAACACAGACATAGTATTGCActccttttatttaaatattaaaatgaggtTCACTCATTTTATTTCAAGGTTAGATTACCAATTAAGGTACTACTTTATTCAGTTCAGATATAGAATAATTCAAATGTGATCTCTCTGGTTTGCTTTCTCAGAGTGACAAATAAGGATTATCCATTTCCATTACATTTATactgtgagttctctcatgtggTATACCAAACATTCTACTACAGTCTTTACTACAAAGATAACATTCATATGGATTCTCTAATGTATGACTTAAATTAACTGAAGTAGTATGAATGACAACAAGAAATTCCATATTGATCATTAAGAGTGTTTCTTCAGTATGTGTGCTCTCTGGGGGAGGTTTAAAGTAAATTCTATGGATGAAGTCTCTTCTATATAAAAAATCTTTATAACCTAAGGTCTCTCATTTGAACTAAGGCCAGAATAATAACTGATGGCTTCTCGCATTGATTAAATTCATAGGAATTCTCTCCAGTATGCGTTTTCTCATGTTATCTAAGGTTAGAAAAACTAAGCTTTTGCCATATAGATAATATTCCTATCGTTTCAGTTGAGCATGTATTCTCTCATGTTTCCTGAGGACAGACCTATGAGTGACAGCTTTCCTACAGAGATAGCATTCATAGGGCTTCTCTTCagtatgagttctctcatgttgttgaaGATGGGAATGTcaactgaaagcttttccacatagatgacattAATGCTGTTTCTCTACAGcatgagttctctcatgttctcAGAAAGAACTTTGAAGACTCTCACATAGGTGATATTCCGGGGATTTTTCTCcaatgtgagttctctcatgtcttCGAAGACTAGAACTTTCACCGAAGGCTTTCctacatagatgacattcatagttTTTTATCCAGTGTGAGTTCTTGCATGTAATCAGAGACTATAATTTCCACTGAAGGCTTTCTCACCTAGGTTACATTCacagggtttttctccagtgagttctctcatgtcttCGAAGACTAAAACTTtccctgaaggctttcccacatagatgacatatATGGGGTTTCTCTctagtgtgagttctttcatggtATCGACGATTAGAACTGCgattgaaggctttcccacagaaaTGACATCTATAGGGTTTCTCTTCTGTGTGAGTTATCTCATGTTGTCGAAGTTGGGAATGTTGAATGAAAGCTttaccacatagatgacatttatgggatttttctccagtgtgaattctctcatgtcTTTGAAGACAAGAACTTTGACTGAAGCTTTTTCCACATATACTACATCcatggggtttctctcctgtgtgaacTCTCTCATGTCTTTGAAGATAAGACCtgtgactgaaggctttcccacaaagatggcatccatagggtttctcaccagtgtgagttttttcatgtgtttgaaGATGACAAGTTTGACTGAAAGTTTTGCCACACATACGGcattcatatggtttttctccagtgtgagttgCCTCATGTTTTCGAAGATAAGAAATtcgactgaaggctttcccacacagatgacatatgtggggtttctctccagtatgggTTGTCTTATGTCGTTGGAGATGGGAATgttgactgaaagcttttccgcatagatgacattcatggggtttctctccagtgtgaccCCTCTCATGTCTTTGAAGATGAGAAATTCgactaaaggctttcccacaaagatggcattcatagggtttctctccagtgtgagttctttcatgtatTTGAAGATGAGAAGTTTGACGGAAAGCTTTGccacacagatgacattcatagggtttctctccagtgtgagctTTCTCATGTTCTCGAAGATAAGAACtttgactgaaggctttcccacatagatgacattcatggggtttctctccagtgtgagttgaCTCATGTTGCAGAAGATGGGAATgttgactgaaagcttttccgCATAGATGACATGCATGGAGTCTCTCTTCTATGTGAGTTCCATTGTATGGTCTAAGGCCACAGCATTTTGGATATGATTTACCTTGAGTGTGCTGATTAACAGATGAATAGTCATAGAGGAATTTTTCCAGTGGTATGGTGAAATCTGCCTGCCTTTTCATGGAAATTAATGCATGTTGAGCCACTGTGGCTCTCTGAGTGGAGTCATCTTGCAAATaacatttaaaggaattctttTGAATGTAGGATCTCTGCTGCATGGAGTTAGATGAGAGACTGTTAAAGATTTGaccatatatataaatttcttcATTTCCCTACATATAAATTCTAGACTAATCCTCATGATAGTCTCCAATTAAAATATTTCCCATATTAGTTTCATATACACATTACTGTCCTCCAAGAACAGATATTTTCTCTATTATAGGTATCTAATTGCAGAGCTATTTTTGAACTTCACGATGTTTCAAAACATGTTTGTGAAGCATTTTCATGCAATCATCTTTTTATATGAATTTGGGTTAGATTTATGTCCAGGTTATTTTTTCCCTATGGTAAATTTTTGCTGGATTACTTCTTAATTTGAATATTAATTAAAGTTAGGTAATTATACTGAATTCCTAATCATTTCAACCCCACATATGTATTTGGAACTATGGTTCACATAATGAAGCTTACCAAATAAATGGTGTTAGAAGTGTCATTCCTGCAGAAAGGTTGGGtgaatatcatttctatcacgtcttgatttttaaagacatttttcctGCCTATAATAATTGGAAAAAACACAGTAAATAGTTGCAGTAGAAATAGGGGAATGAGAATGTTGAAAAGTTCCAAATTTCACTGTCATGTTTTAAACATTCCCACTTAGCTGGGAAAAACATCAAATTTTTGAATACTCTGGCAAAAGAAAACAGTGTAGACAATTACAATCAGAAAAGATTTTCAggattgaaaaagagaaaaataagaaatttggATGTCTGGGAggtaaaaagagggaaatattccAAAAGTAGGATCAGGATCAGGCTAACTATGTAAAAGATTAATTGCATTAGCAAATGAATATCCCTTTTCCCAAGTAAAACACATTTGAATAGAGCTTGAAAGTGTATGGAATAATGACCACATATGATGTAAATTTCCCCAATATGCTTACCTACAGTTCAGAAATCATAACTCACTTGAGGAAACTGGAAGTTGATATTTTCAAGCACTTAACACAGTATCTTATGAGGCCCTTTTCTATTGATGCCCAGGGACTTAGAACTCACTTGGATTCTGGTTTGGGGGAAGAAGTCCTATACCTTCTCTCCATACTTCTTCTCCTTGATCCAATGGGGAAAGCACATCTGATTTGCAGAACTGATAACCTGTTcataggaaaaaatatacctGAATCTTGAATTCTGTTAATAACATTAAACTATCTTCAAGTCCATGACAGGTTACCAAAGAATAAAGTAAGCACGAAAGTCTATAGTTCAACAATACCTTGATCATGGAACACTGACAATATTGCAACAGGGAAGACTTTACCCTTGACCTTGTGCCCATTTCATTGGGGACCACTGGTTGTTACTGCATATGCACAAGTTCAAAGAGAGATTGCAGAATCCTCTATATTCTAAAAGGGGAGAAATTCTGTTATTAATCTATTTTGATAAAAAAGGGAGGATTCTATTACAATGCTAAAAATAATCCAATAATCATAAACTCCACATGATCTAAATTCTATGAGAAAGGATATATGTGTTGTTTTTACTACTGTGTTCTGAAGATTCAGCATAGCAAATGGAGCAAAATATTTCACAATAGCCATTTGTTCATTCAAAAATTATTCATTGAGTTTTCAATGTTGCTCTAAGTGTTggaaattgaaattcaagaaataaattaaGTTCGGGATGAGAAGATTAATTTCTATTGGGGTAAAATAGATGTAagttaaaaagtgagaaaaatttCACTTAGGCAGTGGTATGcactataaaaataatatagaatattaaaataaaaatttaatattagagaacataaaaattataaattaatatggAGAAACTGAtctaaatatttgaataaatagaaGATATATAGGCTAAATATACAGGTAGATagcaaatgaataatttaaaaacatggtAGATAGAAATAGCTATATATATAGATGATAATTTTTGAGAGACTCACCCACTGAGACAAGATGGTTGATATTCTCCACCATCACATCTCGGAAAAGCTTTCTCTGGGATGTGTCTAGGAGGATCCACTCTTCCTCAGTGAAGTCTATAGTCACATCTTTGAAGGAAACTAACTTCTAAAATATCACAGAAATTTGGGTTCACACAGGCCATCCTTATGCATTCTAAGTGTGTCGTTCAAAATATAAGAACTGAGGAAGAAGAAACTACGTATATTAAGCACAAAATTTTTAAGGGAAGTCTTGATCCTGAACTGCAACCTGCCTTTTTGTACACTTACAGACACATACAAACACAGAATACATAAAACTCCATTTGTAAAGGAATATCACATTGCATGTTGTGTGCTACCCACCTGGAAATTTTCAATATCTTTGTAATTATGACTATATGATGTTGATTATACAACTTGAAATTGACTGTTCTTTACTAAAACACTTTTTTTCAACAATTTCAAAGTAATCTACAGACTCTTCATTAAGGTGAGCAATAACATGatgtgtcatttttaaaaaaattgagtatAGTTAGATTATTCCCCTGTATATATAACCTCATTTCCCtcttatttataaaatcattaaCAATTAGTTATGCATAATTGACAAATCCAATCAGCAAATGTATGAAGTGCTCTCTATCTAAATTCAATTCATAGTGCTATTacgaatgcagtattaacacccaggataatgtggatgaatcttaaaaaactTATATTAAGTAAAGTAATCCAGTCCCAGAAGGACAATTATtacatggcctcactgatatgacttaagtaAATTGAGTAGACCCCCAGAGCTAAAGTATGGAAAATAGGATAATGACACAGAAGGGGGGTAGATGGTGGTGAGCCCAtacccacatgggcaaaatctatgataaggtgtaaGGGTGTGGTTGGACCGTGGATgggtgtggttgggcagtggatgggcatgagagtggtgcagtgatgtgattgggtttggcAGTGCTGATCTGTGAGGGAGTATTGGTAGTTGGGTTGGACTATACTTGGAACTGCAGGGAAGGTTAAAGGAatgagcaggtgaactctggggaaaTGTAGGTATGGCAATTtgtgattatttatgaattccaaaaatagattatgtttgtacatAGGTCTGTTCCACTGGGTGTAATAACACTTTGTATTAGCtttagctgagatgtctttgattaaagtTTGTTAAGATTATGGTGTAAAAGGTTGAATCCCTACCTCCTTCAttggctgataaaacagactctcacacagaagtagacacacaagGAAGATACATAGAGGATCCTGTACCtgcagaagagagatgagcctgacagttcaaagctgaccttgtgaaaagaatggagcagctgagtccagaaagaaatgagccttgggaagagagatgagccttatgccagcctacagctgaaactGGAAGAAGCTGAGGCAAAAGAGCATTAAGAAGgtagaaggaaggctgaaccctcacagatactgcccaccatcttgcttcaatacatggcaaatCACTTTGCATTAGAAAGTACATCTTATCGTACCTTAATTTGGATTATTAAGGGTCTTGTgatataagcttctaccccaaataaataccctttatgaaagccaacagagttgatactttgcatcaacacccctttggcagactaacgCAGACTGTGGTATGAAAAGagtggggtcatgcttttttaaaaaatacaatgaaaaaaaaactacaatggggagatgttcttttgacaaatatggcagggaagggctATTGGTGTAGGGCATCAGGTGTGGGTTTTATGTGCGATAGGGCACACTTGCAGCATgacctctatggaatatgtaagtgttaaTCTTGTCATAGTGTTTAATCTGagagggtggagatccacacaataatccAGAAAATATccaactcccatcctgggaagtcctgctcaattagagggacaagaattccttgagaacataggcagagcataataaaaggaaacagacaaatatgtcaagtcctcaatattattgaaagtaactatgaatcttactcTTCAAACACTGAAAAATAGTTACCATAGGTTCAGAAGAGGGGGATTAAAATACTTGGAACATAGGGcaattttagggcattagaattgttctgtatAATCTTGCAGTAACAGGTACAGGCTactttaaatttcaccaaaacctataaaagtaaaTGTGCAAACTACAAACCATAATGCAAACAACTGACCATGTTatctagcaatgcttcaatatttgtatatcactTTTAAGAAATATAACGTACACATGCAAAACGTTATTAGTACGGGAGAGTGGAAAACTGGGAAGGTGTTGGAtatatggaaatctcctatattttctttctgacatttttgtaacctaaagcttctttgaagataaaacataaaaaataagacactggggaaacatacaaaagaaaatctCACTGCACATACAAGATAACaaaccttacagtgatgaaaggcacaatgtattaaaattttttattttctttctttcttatttttgtattttgttataattaagtaattgttgttttattttgtttccttaatAACTTTATTTGACTATGattttttggcttttgtttttgagaggttttggatcacagaaggctCACAACTGTGgaaagggaggatcactggtgtgagTGTCAGTGACGGGGGAAAGCGTGTGGAGGGGTGCAACTGGGGCATGCCTCTCagacatatgaatatattcaagtgttcatggggaaTTGTCTCAGTGgatgaagacccacacaataaccaaaagaatattgtattcccatcctggggagtcctcctatattctcaaatagaatGGCAGGAATCCCCcgctgagtacatgggcagtaccttgtgaaggaagacagaccattatgccaggtcctTTATCAATGATTGTACatatgaacattttcttgtgaaactggaacttagcctagtattagacattgcctaagagttacctcctgaaaacctcaatgttgctcaaatgtggctgctctctaagccaaacttagcataaaaatgcactaccttccctgcAGTGAGGAtaagcatccctggcaccaagggattattaacatgcaccaactaacaatgcttttgaaataaaacattcacaaatgaggcgattt is a window encoding:
- the LOC101434139 gene encoding zinc finger protein 596-like isoform X6, which produces MLGDTVPELDPYKDSNKPGEDTQLNHYKKLVSFKDVTIDFTEEEWILLDTSQRKLFRDVMVENINHLVSVGYQFCKSDVLSPLDQGEEVWREGRKNVFKNQDVIEMIFTQPFCRNDTSNTIYLQRSYIQKNSFKCYLQDDSTQRATVAQHALISMKRQADFTIPLEKFLYDYSSVNQHTQGKSYPKCCGLRPYNGTHIEERLHACHLCGKAFSQHSHLLQHESTHTGEKPHECHLCGKAFSQSSYLREHEKAHTGEKPYECHLCGKAFRQTSHLQIHERTHTGEKPYECHLCGKAFSRISHLQRHERGHTGEKPHECHLCGKAFSQHSHLQRHKTTHTGEKPHICHLCGKAFSRISYLRKHEATHTGEKPYECRMCGKTFSQTCHLQTHEKTHTGEKPYGCHLCGKAFSHRSYLQRHERVHTGEKPHGCSICGKSFSQSSCLQRHERIHTGEKSHKCHLCGKAFIQHSQLRQHEITHTEEKPYRCHFCGKAFNRSSNRRYHERTHTREKPHICHLCGKAFRESFSLRRHERTHWRKTL
- the LOC101434139 gene encoding zinc finger protein 596-like isoform X5 is translated as MLGDTVPELDPYKDSNKPGEDTQLNHYKKLVSFKDVTIDFTEEEWILLDTSQRKLFRDVMVENINHLVSVGYQFCKSDVLSPLDQGEEVWREGIGLLPPNQNPSRKNVFKNQDVIEMIFTQPFCRNDTSNTIYLQRSYIQKNSFKCYLQDDSTQRATVAQHALISMKRQADFTIPLEKFLYDYSSVNQHTQGKSYPKCCGLRPYNGTHIEERLHACHLCGKAFSQHSHLLQHESTHTGEKPHECHLCGKAFSQSSYLREHEKAHTGEKPYECHLCGKAFRQTSHLQIHERTHTGEKPYECHLCGKAFSRISHLQRHERGHTGEKPHECHLCGKAFSQHSHLQRHKTTHTGEKPHICHLCGKAFSRISYLRKHEATHTGEKPYECRMCGKTFSQTCHLQTHEKTHTGEKPYGCHLCGKAFSHRSYLQRHERVHTGEKPHGCSICGKSFSQSSCLQRHERIHTGEKSHKCHLCGKAFIQHSQLRQHEITHTEEKPYRCHFCGKAFNRSSNRRYHERTHTREKPHICHLCGKAFRESFSLRRHERTHWRKTL
- the LOC101434139 gene encoding zinc finger protein 596-like isoform X2, whose translation is MLGDTVPELDPYKDSNKPGEDTQLNHYKVQDPLCIFLVCLLLCESLFYQPMKEKLVSFKDVTIDFTEEEWILLDTSQRKLFRDVMVENINHLVSVGYQFCKSDVLSPLDQGEEVWREGIGLLPPNQNPSRKNVFKNQDVIEMIFTQPFCRNDTSNTIYLQRSYIQKNSFKCYLQDDSTQRATVAQHALISMKRQADFTIPLEKFLYDYSSVNQHTQGKSYPKCCGLRPYNGTHIEERLHACHLCGKAFSQHSHLLQHESTHTGEKPHECHLCGKAFSQSSYLREHEKAHTGEKPYECHLCGKAFRQTSHLQIHERTHTGEKPYECHLCGKAFSRISHLQRHERGHTGEKPHECHLCGKAFSQHSHLQRHKTTHTGEKPHICHLCGKAFSRISYLRKHEATHTGEKPYECRMCGKTFSQTCHLQTHEKTHTGEKPYGCHLCGKAFSHRSYLQRHERVHTGEKPHGCSICGKSFSQSSCLQRHERIHTGEKSHKCHLCGKAFIQHSQLRQHEITHTEEKPYRCHFCGKAFNRSSNRRYHERTHTREKPHICHLCGKAFRESFSLRRHERTHWRKTL
- the LOC101434139 gene encoding zinc finger protein 596-like isoform X1, which encodes MLGDTVPELDPYKDSNKPGEDTQLNHYKNSGGHCLYITDKSSSIARQVQDPLCIFLVCLLLCESLFYQPMKEKLVSFKDVTIDFTEEEWILLDTSQRKLFRDVMVENINHLVSVGYQFCKSDVLSPLDQGEEVWREGIGLLPPNQNPSRKNVFKNQDVIEMIFTQPFCRNDTSNTIYLQRSYIQKNSFKCYLQDDSTQRATVAQHALISMKRQADFTIPLEKFLYDYSSVNQHTQGKSYPKCCGLRPYNGTHIEERLHACHLCGKAFSQHSHLLQHESTHTGEKPHECHLCGKAFSQSSYLREHEKAHTGEKPYECHLCGKAFRQTSHLQIHERTHTGEKPYECHLCGKAFSRISHLQRHERGHTGEKPHECHLCGKAFSQHSHLQRHKTTHTGEKPHICHLCGKAFSRISYLRKHEATHTGEKPYECRMCGKTFSQTCHLQTHEKTHTGEKPYGCHLCGKAFSHRSYLQRHERVHTGEKPHGCSICGKSFSQSSCLQRHERIHTGEKSHKCHLCGKAFIQHSQLRQHEITHTEEKPYRCHFCGKAFNRSSNRRYHERTHTREKPHICHLCGKAFRESFSLRRHERTHWRKTL
- the LOC101434139 gene encoding zinc finger protein 596-like isoform X7, with protein sequence MVENINHLVSVGYQFCKSDVLSPLDQGEEVWREGIGLLPPNQNPSRKNVFKNQDVIEMIFTQPFCRNDTSNTIYLQRSYIQKNSFKCYLQDDSTQRATVAQHALISMKRQADFTIPLEKFLYDYSSVNQHTQGKSYPKCCGLRPYNGTHIEERLHACHLCGKAFSQHSHLLQHESTHTGEKPHECHLCGKAFSQSSYLREHEKAHTGEKPYECHLCGKAFRQTSHLQIHERTHTGEKPYECHLCGKAFSRISHLQRHERGHTGEKPHECHLCGKAFSQHSHLQRHKTTHTGEKPHICHLCGKAFSRISYLRKHEATHTGEKPYECRMCGKTFSQTCHLQTHEKTHTGEKPYGCHLCGKAFSHRSYLQRHERVHTGEKPHGCSICGKSFSQSSCLQRHERIHTGEKSHKCHLCGKAFIQHSQLRQHEITHTEEKPYRCHFCGKAFNRSSNRRYHERTHTREKPHICHLCGKAFRESFSLRRHERTHWRKTL
- the LOC101434139 gene encoding zinc finger protein 596-like isoform X3, which gives rise to MLGDTVPELDPYKDSNKPGEDTQLNHYKNSGGHCLYITDKSSSIARQKLVSFKDVTIDFTEEEWILLDTSQRKLFRDVMVENINHLVSVGYQFCKSDVLSPLDQGEEVWREGIGLLPPNQNPSRKNVFKNQDVIEMIFTQPFCRNDTSNTIYLQRSYIQKNSFKCYLQDDSTQRATVAQHALISMKRQADFTIPLEKFLYDYSSVNQHTQGKSYPKCCGLRPYNGTHIEERLHACHLCGKAFSQHSHLLQHESTHTGEKPHECHLCGKAFSQSSYLREHEKAHTGEKPYECHLCGKAFRQTSHLQIHERTHTGEKPYECHLCGKAFSRISHLQRHERGHTGEKPHECHLCGKAFSQHSHLQRHKTTHTGEKPHICHLCGKAFSRISYLRKHEATHTGEKPYECRMCGKTFSQTCHLQTHEKTHTGEKPYGCHLCGKAFSHRSYLQRHERVHTGEKPHGCSICGKSFSQSSCLQRHERIHTGEKSHKCHLCGKAFIQHSQLRQHEITHTEEKPYRCHFCGKAFNRSSNRRYHERTHTREKPHICHLCGKAFRESFSLRRHERTHWRKTL
- the LOC101434139 gene encoding zinc finger protein 596-like isoform X4, whose product is MLGDTVPELDPYKDSNKPGEDTQLNHYKNSGGHCLYITDKSSSIARQKLVSFKDVTIDFTEEEWILLDTSQRKLFRDVMVENINHLVSVGYQFCKSDVLSPLDQGEEVWREGRKNVFKNQDVIEMIFTQPFCRNDTSNTIYLQRSYIQKNSFKCYLQDDSTQRATVAQHALISMKRQADFTIPLEKFLYDYSSVNQHTQGKSYPKCCGLRPYNGTHIEERLHACHLCGKAFSQHSHLLQHESTHTGEKPHECHLCGKAFSQSSYLREHEKAHTGEKPYECHLCGKAFRQTSHLQIHERTHTGEKPYECHLCGKAFSRISHLQRHERGHTGEKPHECHLCGKAFSQHSHLQRHKTTHTGEKPHICHLCGKAFSRISYLRKHEATHTGEKPYECRMCGKTFSQTCHLQTHEKTHTGEKPYGCHLCGKAFSHRSYLQRHERVHTGEKPHGCSICGKSFSQSSCLQRHERIHTGEKSHKCHLCGKAFIQHSQLRQHEITHTEEKPYRCHFCGKAFNRSSNRRYHERTHTREKPHICHLCGKAFRESFSLRRHERTHWRKTL
- the LOC101434139 gene encoding zinc finger protein 705A-like isoform X8, whose amino-acid sequence is MLGDTVPELDPYKDSNKPGEDTQLNHYKNSGGHCLYITDKSSSIARQKLVSFKDVTIDFTEEEWILLDTSQRKLFRDVMVENINHLVSVGYQFCKSDVLSPLDQGEEVWREGIGLLPPNQNPSRKNVFKNQDVIEMIFTQPFCRNDTSNTIYLETETSIVGTSSSNKAIL